In the Sporichthyaceae bacterium genome, GGCAAGGACTCCGGCGGCAGCAAGGACTCCGGCAGCACCAAGAAGAGCAGCGGGGAGTCCGCGGCCTGAGCCGGCGGGGCGCGTCGCCGGTGTCGTGACCGCCGCGCCCGACCGTTCCTCCACAGCCCGTCGGCCGTCCACAGGGCGGCAGCGAGGCCGCGCCGCTGTCGGTACCCGCGGCTAGGGTCCCGTCGCATGAGTGAACTGCGCACCACCGCCGAGATCGGCGTCATCGGCGGCTCGGGCCTGTACCAGTTCCTCGCCGACGCCGAGACCGTGATGGTCGAGACCCCGTACGGTCCGCCGTCCGATCCCCTCGTGGTCGGCGAGGTCGCCGGCCGCCGGGTGGCGTTCGTGCCCCGGCACGGGGCCGACCATCGCTGGCCCCCGCAGCGCATCCCGTACCGCGCCAACCTCTGGGCGTTGCGTGCGCTGGGGGTGGGCCAGGTCCTGGCGCCGTGCGCGGTCGGCTCACTGCGGCACGACCGGCCCATCGGCGCGCTCGTGATCCCCGACCAGGTCGTCGACCGTACCTGGAGCCGGGCCGCCACGTTCTACGACGGCCCGCCCGCCGGGGTCGTCCACGTCGCGTTCGCCGATCCGTACTGCCCGGTCGGGCGCGAGGTGGCCACCAAGGCCGCGCTGGCCGCGGGGTGGGACCCGTTCCCCGACGGCACGCTGGTGGTGATCGAGGGCCCGCGGTTCTCCAGCCGGGCCGAGTCGCAGTGGTACGCCGCCTCCGGGGCGTCGATCATCGGGATGACCGGGCAGCCGGAAGCGGCGCTGGCCCGGGAGCTCGCCCTCTGCTACACCCCGTTGGCGTTGGTCACCGACCTGGACGCGGGCATCGAGGCCGGCACCGGGGTGACGATGGCCGAGGTGTTCGCCATGTTCTCGGCGAACGTGGGGCGCCTGCGCGACCTGCTGTTCGACGTGATCGCGGCGTTGCCCACCGAGCGGGTCTGCCCGTGCCCGGCCACACTCGACGGAGTGCGCACCGGGATGACCCTGCCGTGACCGATTCCCCGCACCCGCGCGCCGCGGCGTCTCCCCTGGGCGCGCACCGGTGGTCGATCGCGTTGGGCCTGGCCGGGTTGGCCGCCTGGTCCGGGCTGCACGCGCTGCATGCCGGGTCCGGCGCCACGGTCCCGGTGCTCACGGCTGCGCGCGATCTGAGCTGGGGCTCGGCGATCGGACGCGACGACCTGGCCACGGTGCGGATGCCGGTGGCGAATGCGCCGGCGGCGGTGCTGCACGACTCCGGTCAGGCCGTGGGCCGCTGGCCCGCCTCGGCGATCCGGCGCGGCGAACCGATCACGGATGTCCGGTTGCTCGACGCCGGGGGCACTGGTTCGGTCGATGCGCCGGTGGCCGCACCGGTCCACGTCGCGGACGCTGCAGCCGCGCGGATGCTGCGGCCGGGAATGGTCGTCGACGTGCTCGCGGTGCCCATCGACGAGTTCCGCCCGGCCGAGGCAAACGCCGTGGCCGCGGTCGTGGCGAGCGCGGTGCGGGTGCTCAGCATCAGCGTCCCGGACGACCC is a window encoding:
- the cpaB gene encoding Flp pilus assembly protein CpaB, yielding MTDSPHPRAAASPLGAHRWSIALGLAGLAAWSGLHALHAGSGATVPVLTAARDLSWGSAIGRDDLATVRMPVANAPAAVLHDSGQAVGRWPASAIRRGEPITDVRLLDAGGTGSVDAPVAAPVHVADAAAARMLRPGMVVDVLAVPIDEFRPAEANAVAAVVASAVRVLSISVPDDPSGTAGALVVLATTAATAARLAAAESAGRLSVTWRTDPRAGLPG
- a CDS encoding S-methyl-5'-thioadenosine phosphorylase — protein: MSELRTTAEIGVIGGSGLYQFLADAETVMVETPYGPPSDPLVVGEVAGRRVAFVPRHGADHRWPPQRIPYRANLWALRALGVGQVLAPCAVGSLRHDRPIGALVIPDQVVDRTWSRAATFYDGPPAGVVHVAFADPYCPVGREVATKAALAAGWDPFPDGTLVVIEGPRFSSRAESQWYAASGASIIGMTGQPEAALARELALCYTPLALVTDLDAGIEAGTGVTMAEVFAMFSANVGRLRDLLFDVIAALPTERVCPCPATLDGVRTGMTLP